A genomic window from Plodia interpunctella isolate USDA-ARS_2022_Savannah chromosome 29, ilPloInte3.2, whole genome shotgun sequence includes:
- the LOC128681992 gene encoding enolase-phosphatase E1, with the protein MSRHKIKREKPETSGSYSREQEEHDLAYYIHDRVELMHQVFSVLKLKDLKAMTPACIKHLSVDNIKELCTEELLGISSKRLCAILDGADPPTDTESSPSESPERLETISLDSISSDEEILSQASKKSKKKHRHRDRDKDRSKKKSKSTEDDGEKSKASRAGLTVLELLELQARARAIRAQLQQEQAARKSTEAAESSQGASSDDDEVLVKEEPPEVLVISSDDEKPSIAELETEKQNTSAETEKTDDSQKVTKRVNNLVITVPQSKPTRKIKLNRTKTNPAPAADKDTTSFPIETVDTTENNKNDDKTNNVATIASKAAENNAKMKEKLKKKLKKKGKKKTVDKDGSDHDEIMLQLSDSEKLDLLEDLDHKNFDRVSSQSSEDSESSSSSESDDEDENSQESDEVLKTKVYVNKDKKKVIEGQIVDKLDSVQENKKKDYAQENKTTEADDKSDDVNIDDKTFQKVDNSGDSISSKDEEVSEANCDKVVHDNEENERSETISIVEDTPNNKSDEKEDNEKAEKIQSVENFTVNVLESRDVENISSLAENDQDTIKQVQSSGDCEISKVPNAENNETFTGTDLISETSKEGTSEINSQEKHNVDKEISEGELSDRDSSEVEATELQPEVVCISDDEGKNKSKKKHKKKEKKSKKGKKSKKEKSDFHKGSDQNFYKDIESLNNAEGSISTDHNVPEPIVIDEGDIYEILELSDDSSCYEVEGTVLSKEPTAEEIEALSAKIDEIERIEVITDEEIREHELSLAENSKTVDNNKTDENADDIEKISWKDRYLGSSKVKKVLTTSNILNALRKKNKELKKKLEESKTKELEVESEKIETPEEPIESNLEEGSIKQYNALQGSTKYVDPVKEPEMNTEENQHDNEDAKDKEGAVTKEMKKDAKQLLKMYKRLLKYNDMNKQKDPNKKKKKKQKKKNKDESVASVVNNDIL; encoded by the exons ATGAGTAGGCATAAAATAAAGCGGGAGAAGCCCGAAACTTCCGGCTCTTACTCCCGGGAGCAAGAAGAACATGATTTGGCTTATTATATACACGATCGCGTTGAACTCATGCACCAAGTGTTTTCAGTCTTAAAACTTAAAGATCTGAAGGCTATGACGCCGGCATGCATTAAACATCTCTCTGTGGATAATATTAAAGAGCTCTGCACTGAGGAG CTCCTCGGCATTAGTTCCAAAAGGCTGTGCGCCATACTAGACGGGGCTGATCCCCCGACAGATACGGAGTCCAGTCCGTCCGAGTCCCCGGAGAGGCTGGAGACCATCTCGCTGGACAGTATCTCATCTGACGAGGAAATTCTCAGCCAGGCCAGCAAGAAGAGCAAAAAG AAACACCGCCACCGCGACAGAGACAAGGACAGAAGCAAAAAAAAGTCCAAATCAACCGAGGACGACGGGGAGAAGTCTAAAGCTTCGCGGGCGGGACTCACGGTGCTCGAGCTGTTGGAGCTGCAAGCTCGAGCGCGCGCCATCAGGGCGCAGCTGCAGCAGGAACAAGCTGCTA gGAAATCAACAGAAGCAGCAGAGTCGAGCCAAGGCGCCTCCTCAGACGATGACGAGGTGTTGGTGAAGGAGGAGCCGCCCGAGGTGCTGGTGATCAGCAGCGATGATGAGAAACCTTCCATTGCTGAGCTGGAGACAG aaaaacaaaacacatcaGCGGAGACAGAAAAAACAGATGACTCCCAAAAAGTCACGAAGAGAGTAAACAACTTAGTGATAACAGTGCCACAGTCGAAACCAACAAGAAAAATTAAACTGAATCGTACAAAAACTAATCCTGCGCCGGCTGCTGATAAAGATACCACTAGTTTTCCAATTGAAACGGTGGATacaacagaaaataataagaatgatgataaaactaataatgttGCAACTATAGCTAGCAAAGCTGCAGAGAATAATGCTAAAATGAAAGAGAAATTAAAGAAGAAACTAAAGAAGAAAGGTAAAAAGAAGACGGTCGATAAGGATGGTAGTGACCACGACGAAATTATGCTACAGCTGTCGGACAGCGAGAAATTAGATCTGCTAGAGGATTTGGACCATAAGAACTTCGATAGGGTTTCTAGCCAAAGCTCCGAAGATTCTGAAAGCAGTAGTAGTAGTGAATCAGATGATGAAGATGAAAATAGTCAAGAAAGCGATGAAGTATTGAAGACAAAAGTATACGTAAACAAAGATAAAAAGAAAGTGATCGAAGGACAGATCGTTGATAAACTCGATTCtgtacaagaaaataaaaagaaagattATGCACAAGAAAACAAAACTACAGAAGCTGACGATAAATCTGATGATGTAAATATAGATGACAAAACTTTTCAGAAAGTTGACAATTCTGGAGATTCAATTTCTTCTAAGGATGAAGAAGTTTCAGAAGCGAATTGTGATAAGGTTGTTCATGATAATGAAGAAAACGAACGTTCAGAAACCATTTCAATAGTTGAAGATACACCAAATAATAAAAGCGATGAAAAAGAGGATAACGAGAAAGCTGAGAAAATTCAAAgtgttgaaaattttacagtaaATGTTCTTGAGAGCAGAGATGTCGAAAATATCAGTTCTTTAGCTGAGAATGATCAAGATACAATTAAACAAGTGCAATCAAGCGGTGATTGTGAAATATCAAAGGTTCCCAAtgctgaaaataatgaaacatttaCTGGAACAGATCTGATATCTGAAACAAGTAAAGAAGGCACCAGTGAAATTAATTCACAGGAGAAACATAATGTTGACAAAGAAATATCAGAAGGGGAGCTTTCAGACCGCGATAGCTCGGAAGTAGAAGCCACGGAATTACAACCTGAAGTAGTTTGCATTTCAGACGACGAAGGGAAAAATAAGAGTAAGAAAAAACATAAGAAAAAGGAAAAGAAAAGCAAAAAGGGAAAGaaatcaaaaaaagaaaagtcgGATTTTCATAAAGGCTCGGACCAAAACTTTTACAAAGACATTGAAAGTCTAAATAACGCTGAGGGTTCTATTTCTACTGATCATAATGTGCCCGAGCCTATTGTAATAGACGAAGGCGATATTTACGAAATTCTAGAACTCTCAGACGATTCATCTTGTTATGAAGTTGAAGGCACTGTTTTGTCTAAAGAGCCCACTGCAGAAGAAATAGAGGCCCTATCGGCAAAAATTGATGAGATTGAAAGAATTGAAGTGATTACAGACGAAGAAATAAGGGAACATGAACTATCTTTAGCTGAAAATAGTAAAACGGTTGATAATAATAAGACAGATGAAAACGCAGATGATATAGAAAAGATATCATGGAAagataggtacttaggtaGTTCCAAAGTGAAAAAAGTTCTAACTACATCAAATATATTGAACGCTCTAAGGAAGAAAAACAAAGAACTGAAAAAGAAGTTAGAAGAATCTAAAACGAAGGAACTCGAAGTAGAAAGTGAAAAAATTGAAACACCAGAGGAGCCTATTGAAAGTAATTTAGAAGAAGGTTCTATAAAACAGTACAATGCTTTACAAGGTTCTACGAAGTACGTTGATCCTGTGAAGGAACCAGAAATGAATACAGAAGAGAACCAACATGATAATGAAGACGCTAAAGACAAGGAGGGAGCGGTGACAAAAGAAATGAAGAAAGACGCCAAACAAttactaaaaatgtataaaaggttattaaaatataacgaTATGAATAAGCAGAAAGATCCgaataagaagaaaaagaaaaagcagaaaaagaaaaacaaagatGAAAGTGTTGCCAGTGTTGTAAATAATGACATATTATAG
- the LOC128681996 gene encoding zinc finger protein 569-like has translation MEELCTACLCTGRNLYFIGDTSDFDLYLQILNEIRVDTSALRVLVCWECRALLRRLRRFRALVRSSHMLLTKICGNSVENVARAPHLAIHKVSLISLPFDDVILKPEPEAELNKEEARPLSVVKSEPDDVTEHSEETFVNDLLVEKPVDEPPRSKTKEKTKSKLKVKKVKKSIGKKNNIVNKKMRKRKRKISVSSESIDNVDVGIDCDTASVNGEEIEEKLSEKEIQEETAKEEGVSKKAVNGSGPRVPLLDNERPQCAECGKVFSSRKTYRYHLNVLHKGQNRYPCPRCGKVYQWKSNLGRHMRSHKARDAGELYCGECDKRFASVATYRQHLKVSRQHVSESEFSFMCTDCGKKFVNKTRLRDHVDWEHLNNIKFRCQLCNKPFKCHTSLYVHMQNVHRNKEKKDNLCHVCGKSYQNAAKLKYHIIAMHTHETPYRCAHCAAAFGWYSSLYRHVREVHYKMKVQPKKSKRPKKGELPPLVPVSIHPAMP, from the exons ATGGAGGAATTATGTACTGCCTGTTTGTgtactggaagaaatttataCTTCATAGGCGACACGAGTGATTTCGATCTCTATTTGcaaatattgaatgaaatacgt GTGGACACGTCAGCCCTCCGTGTACTTGTGTGCTGGGAATGCCGCGCGCTGCTGCGGCGGCTGCGGCGCTTCCGGGCCCTCGTGAGGAGCTCTCACATGTTGCTCACAAAGATTTGTGGA AACAGTGTAGAGAACGTTGCGCGCGCGCCGCACCTCGCTATACACAAGGTGTCCCTGATATCTCTGCCTTTCGATGACGTCATTCTCAAGCCGGAACCGGAAGCGG AATTGAACAAAGAAGAGGCCCGCCCACTGTCGGTGGTCAAGAGCGAGCCGGATGACGTCACGGAGCACAGCGAGGAGACCTTCGTCAATGACCTGTTGGTGGAGAAACCTGTGGACGAACCGCCGAGGAGTAAG ACAAAAGAAAAAACGAAAAGCAAGTTAAAAGTCAAGAAGGTGAAAAAAAGCATAGggaagaaaaataacatagtTAACAAAAAGATGCGCAAGCGCAAGAGGAAAATATCTGTTTCTTCCGAGTCCATAGACAATGTAGATGTAGGCATAGACTGTGATACTGCGTCCGTGAATGGAGAGGAGATTGAGGAGAAGTTGAGTGAGAAAGAGATTCAAGAAGAGACGGCTAAAGAGGAAGGAGTTAGTAAG AAAGCGGTGAACGGGTCAGGCCCACGTGTCCCACTGTTGGACAACGAGCGGCCGCAGTGTGCGGAGTGCGGGAAAGTGTTTAGTTCCAGGAAAACTTATAGATACCATCTTAA TGTCCTTCACAAAGGGCAGAATCGCTACCCGTGCCCGCGCTGCGGGAAGGTGTACCAGTGGAAATCCAACCTGGGCAGACATATGAGGAGCCACAAG GCGCGTGACGCCGGAGAACTGTACTGTGGGGAGTGTGACAAGAGATTCGCGTCAGTCGCGACATACAGACAACATCTCAAGGTGTCGCGGCAACACGTGTCTGAGAGCGAGTTCAG CTTCATGTGCACGGACTGCGGCAAGAAGTTCGTGAACAAGACGCGCCTGCGCGACCACGTGGACTGGGAGCACCTCAACAACATCAAGTTCCGCTGCCAACTCTGCAATAAG CCGTTCAAATGCCACACGTCGCTGTACGTGCATATGCAAAACGTGCACCGCAACAAGGAGAAAAAGGACAACCTCTGCCACGTCTGCGGGAAGTCCTACCAG AACGCAGCGAAACTGAAGTATCACATAATAGCGATGCACACGCACGAAACGCCGTACCGCTGCGCGCACTGCGCCGCCGCCTTCGGCTGGTACTCCAGCCTGTACCGCCACGTGCGCGAGGTGCACTACAAG ATGAAAGTCCAGCCGAAAAAGTCGAAGCGTCCAAAAAAAGGGGAGTTACCACCACTAGTGCCAGTCTCTATCCACCCCGCAATGCCGTGA